TTGTCTATTAATCTGTTACAATACAGCATAGTATTAACATTTGAACTTTATTTACAACCACATTTGAGGAAATCATGATCAACTACAGAACATCAAGCGATTCATGGTGACTCATTAAATGAGTGGTGGTTGACAGCCCTTATTTGTACATTATTcttacacacataaatacatttccacTGAAGCATTTCTGACCTCATAGTGAACCTACTGATGTTAACCCCCCTTAaacccacccagacacacatccGACCCTATTTCTGGACCTCAGATCCATTTTGGGGTGATAATGCAATCAATGTTCCTCCACCCTCGCTGAAAGAATACTCTGCCTTGTTGTGCATGATGAGTCTGTTGTTGGCGAAGTAAAAGCTGTCAGTCCGTGTCTCGAATGGGTTGCTGATCATCTCCCCCACTGGCCACAGCACACAGAgcaacacaatgaaacacagaAGTTAGCTTGCACATTTCTATTATTACGAAAACATTCATGCAGAGCTACTTAAAATAGACACCTCAAGAGCCATACTCTTACCAACTGAGCTGCAAAGGACCCCCACTCTGAATGGGTTTGTTTTCAGTGTCTCATTGTAGGACATGAATGGTCTATTGGAATAGTAGCTGGAGACAACCAActtaattaatatatatatttgtatttaattgatAGTTTCTTATTAAACTCATTAGGCTATTTGCTGTGTTGGAAGGATAGAAAAAATCCTATGCCACTGACTCCAGCTCACTTTAGTGTGGGCGAtgtaccgatcagccataacattatgaccactgacaggtgaagtgaataacactgataatctcattatcatagcacctgtcagtgggtgggatatattaggcagcaagtgaacattctgtcctcaaagttgatttaTTAGATGCAGGGAAGATGGGTAAGCGTAatgatctgagcgactttgacaagggccaaattgtgatggctagatgacttggtcagagcatctccaaaactgcagcccttgtgaggTGTTCCAGGTCTGCAgtagtcagtacctatcaaaagtggtccaaggaaggaaaagtggtgaaccagtTACAGGGTcctgggtggccaaggctcattgatgcacgtggggagcaaatgCTGGCcggtgtggtctgatccaacagattagctactgtagctcaaactgttgaaaaagttaatgttggttctgatagaaaggtgtcagaacacacaatgcatcgcaatatgttgcgtatggggcagagtaaccgcagaccagtcagggtgcccatgctgacctctgTCTACTGACAAATGTGCCTacaattatgttttctttttcatcataTAGATGGCCAGATGCCTGTGCATCGCTGACCTGGAGAAGacatggcaccaagatgcactatgggaagaagacaagccggaggaggcagtgtgatgctttgggcactgttctgctgggaatccttgggtcctgccgttcatgtgaatgttacacgtaccacctacctaatcattgttgcagaccatctgcaccctttcatggcaacgatagtccctgatggcattggcctctacTTTGAAGGCAATGTATATCTtgtaattattaaaaatgtatatagatTCTTCTTAATATTATTAAGATTACTACATAGAGTATCTATgcataatgcattttaattgaatGTAACAGTCAATAGAATGTTTTCTAGTTTATAACTGTTCTATCATCTGTAGGATGTTTTATGTGAACCCCAATATATTGAAGCTGTTGCAAATTaagttttatgtttttaactaatttaacacatttctgaGTATCCATTGTTATATCACTCTATGTTTATATATTGTTACAACTTAGATGAAGATCAGACTATAGTTTAGGTTAAGTGAAATGGAACGTCCCCAATACTGTGGTTACCATGAAAATGCAATTAATGGGGAAATTTTCTCTGTCCTAATTTTGAAAagtgtaattttgttttatgagTTTAGGTCAGAAGTTACAAATGGGGTTAGAATTCAGTTAAGGTGTCAAGGCTTATTTTTGTTAAATCAGAACTAGGACACAGTTTTTATTGTGAAGTTcaataggtgtgtgtttgttactgCATATGTGTGGGATCCATAtctatgtgtacatgtggggaccTGATTGCCCTACAAATCGTAAAACCTgaaggtttaggcattactcCAATTATAAGCAATGCCACTCATTATTTTGTATTAGCCGATATTAAATATTAACCTAACTTAAATCTTGCTTCTTTACTTCTTAGTTGACAATTAGCCTAGCGGTTATATTATCAGACTAGTAGAAAAAGTTCTCTAGTTTAAATCCTGAGCCTGGTGACATATATGTAAAATTTACCCTAACTAATTGGTCCAGTAAGTCCTTTTGGAATTGCATGCCAgctaaatataaattataactgttacattttcaatcaaatttggTAACTTTAGCTGTATATCAGATGCCTATTTTAGGGGTTGTaggagtgttgtttttggaGCTTGCTATCAAGTTTGATATTTAAATTTGATGTGGAAGAATGGTTGGAGTTGCTTAAACATCAGCCTGACGCTACTGTTCCTCCCAAGATACTTTGAGGGCCATAATGGGACTTGTTCGGTTGCCTGTGTGTTCGCACTCACCTATGTCCGCGTCCAGGTCAGGTAGAGAGTAAATGTGTTCACAGGTGTTCCTGCTATGTGGAATGCAGTAGCCAATCTCAAAGTCAAAGGTCTTGAGAATCAGGTCTCTAAAGTAGTGCCTCTCTATCAAACTGAAACGGTTCACTGCCCTGCTTCCCACCATGAATTCTAGCCTGAGAAATTTAGTGTAAAGACAGATTTGACACAGTGATTATTTGCTGCTTGAACCATGTGTAATAGTATATATCAGTTATAACTGTATATATCAGTTGTTAGATAGACATAGATGCATGTCATGTTAGACAGATACAATATAGCTAAATGACATATTACATGATATAGATAAATATTCTAAAACTAAACACAAAGCATGCACACACCCTCAAAGACATATTGATTAATTGCTGCTTGTGTTATTATTTACACACCCAAcagatactgtataaaacccaaTATCATAGAAATAGACCAACGTAGCTCCTATTTCCTTCAGGCTCAGAAAAGCAGGGGAGAAGCGATACTGTATGAATCTCCCTTGATCAACTTCCTTCAGGTCTTTAATTTCTGGTagggagagacaaagaaggGAGAGCTATGGGAAGAGGAAGacatcatttaaatgtaaaagtcCCAACAACCATTTCATATTCTTGTAAGAATTATATAATACCCAAGTGAGACCTCATAGGAATTGTTCCCAAATTGACCAACCTCTGAACATGGAACTTATATGCATGCATTCTTGAATTGTGGAGAGAATGTTGTATCTGTACAAATCTGTACGTACAGCTACACAACAAATATTGCAGCTAGAATTTGATATGACTCTGTctctttatattttaaataggaGGACCTTGTTCTTGACCCAGATCGCAAAAAGTTATTAACAATGACACAAAATGTActaaaaaattattattcttTTACAGACTTTTAACTCCCTCCCTACATTTAATTGTGGATTGACCAGATTGTTGACTTTCTTCATCTTGAATAACTCATGCATCAAGTCCACAGTGACACTATTTGGATAGTTAATCTTTTGATGCTTTAAATGACTGTCTACAGACTGTCAGTAACATTTCAGTTAGCAAtctactaacactaaccctaatctaaaacCTCATTCTATCTTACCTAACAATTATTGGAAACCTAACCGTAACCTCAGCCGTAGCAAGCATTAACTTTAAATTAGTTATCTACTAACACTTCCCAAACCCTTTAACCTTATCCTAACCCTTTCTCTAACAGTTATTGTAAGCCAAACCTTAAACTTAGTAAGCATTAACTTTATTCTTTATAGTTTGTTGATTGTATAAATATTGAATGAAGGGGTTCACAGATAACATACATCATCTGTAGTGCATCCAAAAATGTGTAACAAGCATTACATGACAATTATGAAATAATGATGCCTATCGCTAAAGTACTGAACATTTGGTAGAAGAAATCACgacaatgtgaagaaaaaattGGTtatgtccttgagcaagacagtaaACTCTTATTGATACTTACAGCCACCTAGTGGGATTTACAGAACATTACATTTGCTTCTGCCATACATAGTTGGTAACATAATTCCTGGAGATTTTTATTTACTACAAAGTTTTTAACATGACGCAGACCCAACCTGTGAGACAGTGttatgaggtgagatcttgcgtggagccccagaccgagagagattgaccgtcatcttgaacttcttccattttctaataattgcgccaacagttgttgccttctcaccaagctgcttgcctgttgtcctgtagcccatcccagcctt
This is a stretch of genomic DNA from Esox lucius isolate fEsoLuc1 chromosome 11, fEsoLuc1.pri, whole genome shotgun sequence. It encodes these proteins:
- the unc119.2 gene encoding protein unc-119 homolog, whose protein sequence is MENEGEETKQEIREEEDVEEEEEETLAERQDGEEKWGMKEWNGFISGREEAVAELKPGEIVTPLQLSLLCLSLPEIKDLKEVDQGRFIQYRFSPAFLSLKEIGATLEFMVGSRAVNRFSLIERHYFRDLILKTFDFEIGYCIPHSRNTCEHIYSLPDLDADIVGEMISNPFETRTDSFYFANNRLIMHNKAEYSFSEGGGTLIALSPQNGSEVQK